The following coding sequences lie in one candidate division KSB1 bacterium genomic window:
- the aspS gene encoding aspartate--tRNA ligase, whose product MKWKRTHRCGELNRTHAGQQVVLMGWIAGRRDHGGIIFIDLRDRWGIVQINIGPESAAYEQAKRLRNEWVAAFKGTVVLRPAGMVNPNLPTGEIELLANEIDVLNTSQTPPFLIANEVTVTEDLRLKYRYLDLRRPEMQRNLILRHQTAQTVRRYFNSLDFLEIETPFLMKSTPEGARDFLVPSRIWHGKFFALPQSPQTYKQLLMISGFDRYYQIVRCFRDEDLRADRQPEFTQIDVEMSFVDEQDVMGVMEGLMQTIFKEVLGKDISTPFPRLTYDEAMEKYGIDRPDLRYGMEIHTVSEVVRDCEFKVFSDAVKSGRTVAGICAPGCAGYSRKQLDDLTEWAKKRGAGGLAAIKVVEGKLEGSLAKYFTEAQAAALLQEFKAADGDLLLLCAEERDVARRILAELRNEMAARLNLIDPSVFHFSWIVDFPLLEWSAEEGRWVALHHPFTSPVYEDEDKLLTDPGRVRARAYDMVINGIEVGGGSIRIHKPDLQKRMFEALKISEEESQQKFGFLLEALQYGAPPHGGIAFGFDRLVMLLAGRSSIRDVIAFPKTTTASSLMDGAPSEVDPKQLVELGLRLR is encoded by the coding sequence ATGAAATGGAAAAGGACGCATCGTTGCGGTGAATTGAACCGCACTCATGCCGGTCAACAAGTGGTTTTGATGGGATGGATCGCCGGTCGACGCGATCACGGCGGCATCATTTTTATCGATCTTCGCGATCGTTGGGGGATTGTTCAAATCAACATCGGTCCGGAATCGGCCGCCTATGAGCAGGCCAAGCGTCTGCGAAATGAATGGGTGGCGGCGTTCAAGGGAACTGTGGTGCTTCGCCCTGCCGGCATGGTCAATCCGAATCTTCCAACCGGCGAGATCGAGTTGTTGGCAAATGAGATCGACGTTCTCAACACCTCACAAACACCTCCGTTTTTGATCGCCAACGAGGTGACGGTAACCGAAGACCTGCGACTTAAATACCGTTATTTGGATCTGCGCCGGCCCGAAATGCAGCGCAATCTCATTTTGCGCCATCAAACGGCGCAGACGGTGCGACGTTATTTTAACAGCCTCGATTTTTTAGAGATCGAAACTCCCTTTTTGATGAAGAGCACACCCGAAGGCGCCCGGGACTTTTTGGTTCCCAGCCGTATTTGGCACGGCAAATTCTTTGCATTACCTCAGTCGCCGCAGACCTATAAGCAGCTGCTGATGATTTCCGGATTTGACCGCTATTATCAAATCGTCCGCTGTTTCCGCGACGAAGATTTGCGCGCCGACCGTCAGCCCGAATTCACCCAAATCGACGTCGAAATGAGCTTTGTCGATGAGCAGGACGTGATGGGCGTGATGGAAGGCCTGATGCAGACGATTTTCAAAGAGGTTTTGGGTAAAGACATTTCGACACCATTCCCGCGCCTTACTTATGATGAGGCGATGGAAAAGTACGGCATCGACCGGCCCGATCTGCGTTACGGTATGGAAATCCATACTGTCTCCGAGGTGGTGCGCGATTGTGAATTCAAGGTTTTTTCCGACGCGGTCAAATCGGGCCGAACGGTGGCCGGCATTTGTGCCCCGGGTTGCGCCGGCTATTCCCGCAAACAGCTCGACGATCTGACCGAATGGGCAAAAAAGCGCGGCGCCGGGGGATTGGCGGCAATCAAAGTCGTCGAGGGCAAGTTGGAGGGTTCCCTGGCCAAGTATTTTACCGAAGCACAAGCAGCGGCGTTATTGCAGGAATTCAAGGCTGCCGACGGCGATCTGCTGCTGTTATGCGCCGAAGAACGGGATGTGGCGCGCCGCATTTTGGCCGAGCTCCGCAACGAAATGGCGGCGCGTCTCAATTTGATCGATCCTTCCGTTTTTCATTTTTCCTGGATCGTCGATTTTCCGCTGCTTGAATGGAGCGCCGAAGAAGGCCGCTGGGTGGCGCTGCATCATCCGTTTACGTCGCCGGTGTATGAAGATGAGGACAAACTGCTGACTGATCCCGGCCGCGTACGCGCACGTGCGTACGACATGGTCATCAACGGAATCGAAGTGGGCGGCGGGAGCATTCGAATTCACAAACCCGATCTGCAAAAGCGTATGTTCGAGGCGCTCAAGATATCGGAAGAGGAATCGCAGCAGAAGTTCGGATTTTTATTGGAAGCTTTGCAGTACGGCGCACCGCCGCACGGAGGGATTGCCTTCGGATTCGATCGGCTTGTTATGCTTTTGGCCGGACGGTCATCAATTCGCGATGTAATTGCTTTTCCCAAGACGACGACCGCTTCTTCGCTGATGGACGGTGCCCCCTCCGAAGTCGATCCGAAGCAGCTTGTCGAGCTGGGTCTCCGGCTCCGTTAA
- a CDS encoding LysM peptidoglycan-binding domain-containing protein has protein sequence MKETSKIVVLIVTALALTLGASLSFAQAKMTMAEYNKQMAEWQARLEAAEKGKVECAAKNESLKKQIGELQAQTDQVWKEILALIGVDQAAVDAFRAELKALDAKCDGLLALSPEELFKKRADVNEIEAKLAELKKNRIAVLSEMQKLIAQIEGKLAQIKSKMPKAIYDTYTVVVGDYLWKISGKKDIYNDPMQWMRIYSYNRDQIKNPDLIYPNWVLKIQRECGPDEYLVAKGDYLQKIAANPQVLGDPTSWTKIYEKNKDIIGDDPNLIFPHTVLIIPKN, from the coding sequence ATGAAAGAGACCAGCAAAATCGTAGTATTAATCGTGACGGCTCTTGCTCTGACTTTGGGCGCTTCCCTCTCCTTCGCTCAGGCCAAAATGACGATGGCAGAGTACAACAAGCAGATGGCCGAATGGCAGGCGCGGTTGGAAGCCGCCGAAAAGGGCAAAGTCGAATGTGCCGCAAAAAATGAATCGCTGAAAAAGCAGATTGGCGAGCTGCAGGCACAAACCGATCAAGTTTGGAAAGAGATTCTGGCGCTGATCGGTGTTGATCAGGCTGCCGTGGATGCGTTTCGGGCGGAATTGAAGGCGTTGGACGCCAAATGCGATGGACTCCTGGCACTCAGCCCGGAAGAGCTGTTCAAAAAACGCGCTGACGTCAATGAAATCGAAGCTAAACTGGCCGAGCTGAAAAAGAACCGGATCGCGGTTTTGAGCGAGATGCAAAAGCTTATCGCCCAGATCGAGGGCAAGCTGGCCCAGATCAAGAGCAAGATGCCCAAGGCGATCTATGACACCTACACTGTAGTCGTCGGCGATTATCTGTGGAAGATATCCGGCAAGAAGGACATTTACAACGATCCGATGCAGTGGATGCGGATTTATTCCTATAATCGCGACCAAATCAAAAATCCGGACCTCATTTATCCGAATTGGGTGCTAAAGATTCAGCGCGAATGCGGGCCGGATGAGTACCTGGTGGCCAAGGGCGACTATCTCCAGAAAATCGCCGCCAATCCGCAGGTGCTCGGCGATCCGACCTCCTGGACCAAGATTTACGAGAAAAACAAAGACATCATCGGCGATGATCCGAATCTGATCTTCCCCCATACGGTGCTGATCATTCCGAAGAACTAG
- a CDS encoding PhoH family protein produces MNQTNEVIEKKIYLKGIDPILFYGAQDANLLFLEQFLNARIVARGNEILLRGSEEDVAQAERIVNELIFIVNRKGAVNSDDIETVARLSDWKNRPSQEPERTIYFTKNGAVKPKSPGQEKYWQAVQKNDIVFAIGPAGTGKTFLAVAMALAFLRDKAVDRIILCRPAVEAGESLGFLPGDLREKVDPYLRPLYDALFDMVSADKLRKMMQDQIIEIVPLAYMRGRTLNSCFVILDEAQNSTSAQMKMFLTRLGPNSHAIITGDITQIDLPSKTVSGLVEIQEILQGIDGIEFVYLTERDVVRHRLVREIIKAYEQFNGRNAKADAAEGVSGNSG; encoded by the coding sequence TTGAATCAAACGAACGAGGTTATTGAAAAAAAAATCTACTTAAAGGGGATCGACCCCATTCTTTTCTACGGCGCTCAAGATGCCAACTTGCTTTTCCTCGAGCAGTTCCTCAATGCGCGCATTGTTGCGCGCGGAAATGAAATCCTCCTTCGCGGCAGCGAGGAAGACGTGGCGCAGGCGGAGCGGATCGTCAATGAGCTGATCTTTATCGTCAATCGTAAAGGAGCCGTCAATAGCGACGACATCGAGACGGTCGCCCGCCTTTCCGACTGGAAAAATCGGCCTTCCCAGGAGCCGGAAAGGACGATCTATTTTACCAAAAACGGCGCAGTCAAGCCGAAATCACCCGGACAAGAAAAATATTGGCAGGCCGTCCAAAAGAACGACATCGTTTTTGCCATCGGACCGGCCGGAACCGGAAAGACCTTTTTGGCCGTGGCAATGGCTTTGGCGTTTTTGCGGGACAAAGCGGTCGATCGCATCATCCTATGCCGACCGGCGGTGGAGGCGGGCGAAAGTCTGGGGTTCCTGCCCGGTGATCTGCGCGAAAAGGTCGATCCCTATCTTCGTCCTTTGTATGATGCCTTGTTCGACATGGTTTCCGCCGACAAGCTGCGCAAGATGATGCAGGATCAGATTATCGAAATTGTGCCGCTCGCCTATATGCGCGGTCGTACCCTCAACAGCTGCTTTGTCATCCTCGACGAGGCCCAGAACAGCACTTCGGCGCAGATGAAGATGTTTCTCACCCGCTTGGGCCCGAATTCACACGCCATCATCACCGGCGATATTACGCAAATCGATCTGCCGAGCAAAACGGTCTCCGGCCTGGTGGAGATCCAGGAAATTCTGCAGGGAATCGACGGAATCGAATTTGTCTATCTGACTGAGCGGGATGTTGTCCGCCACCGTCTGGTGAGGGAGATCATCAAGGCCTACGAACAGTTCAACGGCAGGAACGCCAAAGCCGATGCGGCGGAAGGCGTCTCAGGGAACAGCGGATGA
- a CDS encoding HDIG domain-containing protein yields MNILNRIKTLNEERRLFSEPSRLTLREHRRKIVGIVLLAAVITAFFPRGKSFEFADLKEGQVYIGEEIIAPFTFPVLKSQEEYQNDVEAARRSVVPVFVRRDDITKEQLQRLNHFFQSAEAEIKSKAATVDQLRVVFNAFQIACSDQDLQFLLGMTPPSASRVSDLQRTAALRRIADAVTPLVQEKLTVGILDAGKSDLAGRDEVSVRLGDRETLESVKYVQDLAEAGANLLKALRSSGLTEEEVKIAYHVGSAFLKPNLLFDKTETESRIADRIGSVPLAKDQVLEGERIIDSHQRLTRQHLEKLHSLAVAKAERSEMAGFFSNAAPVFGKFLLVLALLTVLAVYLFREEEAIFNSEKKLSLIALNLLLLVIIAYLVNRFAVDPLVIPTAAFSMAVTVFFGARVGIMTTLVAALLLGAMRGNEYALVFLSLTTGMAAVQTVRKVRRRDWIIRSGLLTSGAYLATIIILSLVAYAPLGKFFRSASIGVLNGFLAPGLAYLMIIVFESMFDLTTDMTLLELSDFNHPLLRRLLLNAPGTYHHSYLVALLSEAAVEALGGNALLARVGALYHDVGKLEKPEYFIENQTSGRNPQEKLAPTMSALILTNHVRKGLEIAGEYGLPKELEAFIQQHHGTSLMSYFYQKALDMGTEAVSENEFRYPGPRPKTLETAVVMLADSVEAASRTLKDPPPNRVRNLIEQIIDERFKSGELDDSPLTLRDLSKIVNAFHKVLIGRFHGRVDYPNPVNKENGKEQTQN; encoded by the coding sequence ATGAATATCCTCAATCGGATCAAAACTCTCAATGAAGAACGGCGTCTCTTTTCCGAGCCGTCGCGTTTGACTTTACGAGAGCATCGCCGAAAAATCGTCGGCATCGTGCTGCTTGCCGCCGTCATTACCGCTTTCTTTCCGCGTGGAAAATCCTTCGAATTTGCCGACCTTAAAGAAGGTCAAGTGTATATCGGCGAAGAAATCATTGCGCCTTTTACCTTTCCGGTCTTAAAAAGTCAGGAAGAATACCAAAACGACGTCGAAGCGGCGCGGCGATCGGTGGTGCCCGTTTTCGTGCGACGGGACGATATTACCAAGGAGCAGCTCCAGCGCCTGAATCATTTCTTTCAAAGTGCCGAAGCGGAGATAAAGAGCAAAGCCGCAACCGTCGATCAGCTTCGGGTTGTCTTTAATGCTTTTCAGATTGCTTGCTCGGATCAGGACCTGCAGTTTTTGCTGGGAATGACACCGCCGTCTGCTTCGCGCGTTTCGGATCTACAAAGGACGGCCGCTCTGCGCCGCATTGCTGATGCCGTGACGCCGCTGGTGCAGGAAAAGCTGACCGTCGGAATTTTGGATGCGGGCAAATCCGATCTGGCCGGACGCGATGAAGTCTCTGTTCGACTCGGCGATCGGGAGACGCTCGAATCGGTCAAGTATGTCCAGGACCTTGCTGAAGCCGGTGCAAATTTGTTGAAGGCGCTGCGGAGTTCGGGTCTTACAGAAGAAGAGGTCAAGATCGCCTATCATGTCGGCTCTGCGTTCCTAAAGCCGAATCTTCTTTTCGACAAAACTGAAACCGAAAGCCGAATTGCCGACCGCATCGGCAGCGTGCCGTTGGCCAAAGATCAGGTGCTTGAGGGCGAGCGAATCATCGACAGTCATCAGCGGCTGACACGGCAGCACCTGGAAAAACTGCACTCTCTCGCCGTCGCCAAGGCGGAACGGAGCGAAATGGCCGGCTTTTTCTCCAATGCGGCACCGGTTTTCGGCAAATTTCTGCTGGTTCTGGCGCTTTTGACGGTCCTCGCCGTCTATCTTTTTCGCGAAGAGGAGGCTATCTTTAACAGTGAGAAAAAGCTGAGTCTCATTGCACTCAATTTGCTCCTCCTGGTAATCATTGCCTACCTGGTCAACCGTTTCGCCGTCGATCCGCTTGTCATTCCGACCGCAGCTTTTTCGATGGCCGTGACGGTCTTTTTCGGCGCCCGCGTAGGGATAATGACGACCCTTGTCGCCGCTCTGCTGCTGGGCGCCATGCGCGGAAACGAATATGCTCTGGTCTTTCTTTCCTTAACAACCGGTATGGCGGCCGTGCAGACGGTACGTAAAGTACGAAGGAGAGATTGGATCATCCGCTCGGGTCTCTTGACTTCAGGAGCTTATCTCGCAACCATCATCATTCTGAGTCTTGTCGCTTATGCACCCTTGGGCAAGTTTTTCCGCAGCGCCTCCATCGGCGTCTTGAACGGTTTTCTCGCTCCCGGCCTCGCTTATTTGATGATTATTGTCTTTGAGTCGATGTTTGACCTCACGACGGATATGACGCTTTTAGAATTGTCGGATTTCAATCATCCGCTTTTGCGGAGACTGCTGCTCAACGCCCCGGGGACCTATCATCATAGTTACCTGGTGGCGTTGTTGTCGGAAGCAGCCGTAGAGGCTTTGGGCGGAAACGCCCTGTTGGCTCGCGTCGGAGCGCTTTATCACGATGTCGGCAAGTTGGAAAAACCCGAATATTTTATCGAAAACCAGACCAGCGGCAGAAATCCCCAGGAGAAACTGGCTCCGACGATGAGCGCCCTTATTCTTACCAACCACGTTCGTAAAGGACTGGAAATTGCCGGAGAATACGGACTGCCCAAGGAGCTGGAGGCCTTTATTCAGCAGCATCACGGCACGTCGTTGATGAGTTATTTCTATCAAAAGGCTCTGGATATGGGGACGGAGGCTGTTTCGGAAAATGAATTCCGCTACCCCGGGCCGCGACCGAAGACGCTGGAAACGGCGGTCGTCATGCTGGCGGATTCAGTCGAGGCGGCCTCGCGAACGCTCAAAGACCCGCCGCCGAATCGCGTACGGAACCTTATCGAACAGATCATCGACGAGCGCTTCAAGAGCGGTGAACTCGACGATTCGCCGTTGACGCTGCGGGATTTGTCAAAGATCGTCAATGCCTTTCATAAAGTACTCATCGGGCGTTTCCACGGTCGGGTGGATTATCCCAACCCCGTCAATAAGGAAAATGGAAAAGAGCAGACACAGAATTAA
- the ybeY gene encoding rRNA maturation RNase YbeY — MEKSRHRIKLAAAGRRVRLHRPKLLDMIRRILDEECPKEAWRITVIFVDKERIIELNQQFFQKEEPTDVIAFDLSDDDRHREGEIYICVDIAAENAAFYGVTLENELFRLAAHGALHLAGYDDGDEGSRKQMTALENKALEYVFRSL; from the coding sequence ATGGAAAAGAGCAGACACAGAATTAAGCTTGCCGCGGCGGGAAGGAGGGTCAGGCTTCACCGCCCAAAGCTCCTTGATATGATACGCCGCATCCTCGATGAGGAATGTCCTAAGGAAGCCTGGCGCATTACGGTGATTTTTGTCGATAAGGAACGAATTATTGAACTAAATCAACAATTCTTTCAAAAAGAAGAGCCGACGGACGTCATTGCCTTTGATTTAAGCGACGACGATCGTCATAGAGAGGGAGAAATCTATATCTGTGTCGATATAGCGGCCGAGAACGCCGCTTTTTACGGCGTCACGCTCGAAAACGAACTTTTCAGACTGGCGGCGCATGGCGCTCTGCACTTGGCCGGTTATGACGACGGGGATGAAGGTTCCAGAAAACAGATGACTGCCCTGGAGAATAAAGCTCTTGAATATGTTTTTCGTTCTTTATAA
- a CDS encoding hemolysin family protein produces MDSIVDTNRLAAFFALLLFSGLLSASESAFFSINKLILKKLEGESSRRAALAVRLLRHPRRLLIAILIGNTLVNVTAASLAAEIMMQAAAALGQPQKYALLANVLIVTFFILVFGEISPKVTAVRNPATAAKWLSPFAAIVFYLFFPLSFLVDKLINQITSLFHFKEKEKDKYLDVDEFQALLEMGEEQGAIEEEEREMLHSVFQFGETTVREIMVPRTDVVCIPDDIAFDELIELIKEHGHTRIPVYSETIDHIQGILNVKDLLPLVSERPKTFNVLNFVREPIYVPESKKIDDLLRLFQKKSQHMAIVVDEYGGTSGVVTLEDIIEELVGEIHDEYDDEEPPLREIGAGIYLADAKIQIDALNEKLPINLPEDEEFETLGGFILAKTGSLPPPGETIRHEDYLLIVEKVEKNRIVSVRITHSPRTEETKETD; encoded by the coding sequence TTGGATTCCATTGTTGATACAAACCGCTTGGCGGCATTCTTTGCTCTGCTTTTGTTTTCCGGATTGCTTTCCGCTTCAGAATCTGCTTTTTTTTCAATCAACAAGCTCATACTCAAAAAATTGGAAGGCGAGTCATCCCGACGGGCTGCTTTGGCGGTCCGGTTGTTGCGCCATCCCCGACGACTGTTAATCGCCATCCTCATCGGCAACACGTTAGTCAATGTAACGGCGGCTTCGCTTGCCGCAGAAATTATGATGCAGGCGGCTGCCGCGCTTGGGCAACCGCAAAAGTATGCGCTGCTTGCCAATGTCTTGATCGTCACTTTTTTTATTTTGGTGTTCGGTGAGATCTCGCCAAAGGTCACGGCGGTGCGCAATCCGGCCACAGCGGCGAAATGGCTTTCTCCATTTGCGGCGATCGTGTTCTATCTTTTTTTCCCGCTCAGTTTTTTGGTCGACAAGTTGATCAATCAGATTACCTCGCTGTTCCATTTCAAGGAAAAGGAAAAAGATAAATACCTCGATGTGGACGAGTTCCAAGCCTTGTTGGAGATGGGAGAGGAACAGGGGGCTATTGAAGAAGAAGAACGCGAGATGCTGCATTCGGTCTTTCAGTTCGGAGAAACGACCGTACGCGAGATTATGGTGCCCCGAACAGATGTGGTGTGCATACCCGACGACATCGCTTTTGACGAGCTTATTGAGCTGATCAAAGAACACGGACATACCCGAATTCCGGTCTATTCCGAAACCATCGATCACATCCAAGGTATTCTCAATGTGAAGGATCTGCTGCCGCTGGTTTCAGAGCGGCCAAAGACCTTCAACGTGCTCAATTTCGTTCGTGAACCCATCTATGTGCCGGAAAGCAAAAAGATCGATGATCTGTTGCGGTTGTTTCAAAAAAAGAGTCAACATATGGCCATCGTCGTCGATGAATACGGCGGCACTTCGGGTGTGGTTACACTGGAAGACATTATTGAAGAATTGGTCGGCGAAATTCACGATGAATACGACGACGAAGAACCGCCTCTCCGAGAAATTGGTGCCGGTATTTATTTGGCCGATGCTAAAATCCAGATTGATGCGTTAAATGAAAAGCTTCCCATCAATCTGCCTGAGGATGAAGAATTCGAGACGTTGGGCGGCTTTATTCTGGCAAAAACCGGCTCCCTTCCTCCGCCGGGAGAGACAATCCGGCATGAGGATTATTTACTCATCGTTGAAAAAGTCGAAAAGAACCGCATCGTGAGCGTGCGCATTACGCACAGCCCGCGCACAGAGGAAACCAAAGAGACGGATTAG
- a CDS encoding DUF2070 family protein, which produces MLKLRFDWRDIFRAPRLALSLQRIWIELVGLTIGYAVYLVATFAAIMAAGLPLKSAWLQNGLLPCLFTLGEKAPWYSWVIYAFGCLFLLFSLMLAAAAAARAIYMTSKGNAFYTWKEAYAFTFRKAGSILMTPISLAVIIGLMVLGAWVIGLLGKIPYVGELGVSLFTLIWLFSALLLFFFFIVTIVAAILSPVIITTTDEDAFEAVFQSFSITWSRPWRFLFYEALTVVLSLAAAAGLAFFIKEAVVIMNRLFSWFMGGDYINLANNGQAMLQSWFLAAQPLLEKIYGRVTEYIYFNREFVLIPANTLPKTVVISSYLYAFSLLFAVGSVVSYALATFTAGNTLLFLLIKKDKDEENLLERKDKEEESEETEEEEKKEEVKTEDEKKEETSAQ; this is translated from the coding sequence ATGTTGAAACTACGATTTGATTGGCGTGATATTTTCCGCGCGCCCCGTTTGGCTTTGAGCCTGCAGCGCATATGGATCGAACTTGTCGGGTTGACGATCGGATATGCCGTTTACCTTGTTGCGACGTTTGCGGCGATTATGGCCGCCGGTCTTCCGTTGAAAAGTGCATGGCTGCAGAACGGACTTTTGCCGTGTTTGTTTACCTTGGGTGAAAAGGCACCCTGGTACTCGTGGGTCATTTATGCCTTTGGCTGCCTCTTTCTCCTTTTCTCCCTCATGCTTGCCGCCGCAGCCGCCGCCCGCGCCATTTATATGACTTCAAAAGGGAACGCCTTTTATACATGGAAAGAAGCGTATGCCTTTACTTTCCGTAAAGCCGGTTCAATTTTGATGACGCCGATCTCTCTTGCCGTCATTATCGGGTTGATGGTGTTGGGAGCTTGGGTAATCGGTCTTTTAGGCAAAATTCCTTATGTCGGCGAGCTGGGTGTCAGCCTGTTTACCTTGATTTGGCTTTTCAGCGCTTTACTCCTGTTCTTCTTTTTCATCGTCACGATCGTTGCCGCAATTTTGTCGCCGGTCATCATCACCACAACCGATGAAGATGCTTTTGAGGCTGTTTTTCAATCGTTCTCGATAACTTGGAGTCGCCCTTGGCGATTTCTTTTTTACGAAGCTCTGACGGTCGTTTTGAGCCTGGCGGCGGCAGCCGGTCTCGCCTTTTTTATCAAGGAAGCCGTGGTGATCATGAATCGACTTTTCTCCTGGTTCATGGGCGGCGATTATATTAATTTGGCCAACAACGGTCAGGCGATGCTGCAAAGCTGGTTCTTGGCGGCGCAGCCGTTGCTTGAAAAAATCTACGGGCGTGTTACAGAATACATCTATTTTAATCGCGAATTTGTCTTGATTCCCGCCAATACGCTGCCAAAGACAGTTGTTATTTCTTCTTATCTCTACGCCTTTTCGTTACTCTTTGCGGTGGGATCGGTGGTCAGCTACGCCCTGGCAACGTTTACCGCAGGCAACACTCTTCTCTTTTTGTTGATCAAAAAGGACAAGGATGAAGAGAACCTGTTGGAGCGCAAGGACAAAGAAGAAGAGAGCGAAGAGACTGAAGAAGAGGAAAAGAAGGAAGAGGTAAAAACGGAAGACGAAAAGAAAGAAGAAACCTCTGCTCAATAG
- a CDS encoding cold shock domain-containing protein: protein MKFGIVKRWDPLKGFGFITTDEGDDVFLHVSNLAPSLDPRRIEEGMRVKFDIRSDIKGDQAVNVRKA, encoded by the coding sequence ATGAAATTTGGAATAGTAAAGCGTTGGGATCCGCTGAAAGGTTTCGGCTTTATCACGACGGACGAGGGTGACGACGTGTTTCTCCATGTGAGCAACTTGGCGCCGTCGCTTGATCCCCGTCGGATCGAAGAAGGGATGCGGGTCAAGTTTGATATCCGGAGCGATATCAAGGGTGATCAGGCGGTCAATGTTCGTAAAGCCTGA
- a CDS encoding P-loop NTPase has protein sequence MTDVFVKIKDRQMGPFNAEELRVLVNRGEFTLSDLVYDEELEQWVEAGRHEELRRLFEEQNKQNRKKIVYAVGGGKGGVGKTVLTASLGIALASHDREVVIVDADFGGANLHTCMGILEPAATFYHFYTLQRESLEDICLETPVKNLRLISGACGTLGLANPRYQQKLKFIHQLHKLNADYVLLDLGAGSSYNVIDFFLAADQGILVTTPEPHAVQETFNFLKMAVLRQLLRLIRKHGSASAVLEQHVFAEPGKMHSDMNDILRDVRQVDEEAAHIMENFLHNYHPHLILNMVHSSREIQEGDALRTAAHDLLNIEVNYLGYVEYDETVRKSVKDLRPFVLDYPKSKASKSLAKLVAVGLLQNSGLSGFKERRRIIKQFTEQAADYPEASMSDNETICSVNCFYWGDCDYQEGGYPCPIRHLNPIFRQQL, from the coding sequence ATGACGGATGTATTTGTAAAAATAAAAGATCGGCAGATGGGACCCTTTAATGCCGAGGAACTGCGCGTGCTTGTCAACCGCGGCGAGTTTACGCTGTCCGATCTGGTATATGACGAAGAACTCGAGCAATGGGTGGAAGCAGGAAGGCATGAAGAGCTGCGCCGTCTTTTCGAAGAGCAGAACAAACAGAATCGTAAAAAAATTGTTTATGCCGTCGGAGGCGGCAAGGGCGGCGTCGGCAAGACGGTCCTGACGGCGTCATTGGGCATAGCGCTCGCGTCGCACGACCGTGAGGTCGTCATTGTGGACGCGGATTTCGGCGGTGCCAACCTGCATACCTGCATGGGGATCCTGGAACCGGCCGCCACTTTTTATCATTTTTACACATTACAGCGCGAATCGCTTGAGGACATCTGCCTCGAAACGCCTGTCAAGAACCTGCGCTTGATCAGCGGTGCCTGCGGCACGCTGGGACTTGCCAACCCCCGCTATCAGCAAAAGCTCAAGTTCATTCACCAACTGCACAAGCTGAACGCAGACTATGTGCTGCTGGATTTGGGTGCGGGTTCATCCTATAACGTCATTGACTTTTTCCTTGCTGCGGATCAAGGTATTTTGGTGACCACGCCGGAGCCGCACGCGGTCCAGGAAACGTTCAATTTTCTCAAGATGGCGGTGCTGCGGCAATTGTTGCGGCTCATCCGCAAGCACGGATCGGCATCCGCGGTGCTCGAGCAGCACGTTTTCGCAGAACCCGGCAAAATGCACTCAGACATGAACGACATTCTCCGCGATGTACGGCAGGTCGATGAAGAGGCCGCTCACATCATGGAAAACTTTTTACATAACTACCATCCGCATTTAATTCTTAATATGGTGCACAGCAGTCGGGAAATTCAGGAGGGTGACGCACTGCGCACAGCCGCGCATGACCTGCTGAATATCGAGGTTAATTATCTCGGTTATGTGGAATATGACGAAACTGTGCGCAAATCGGTTAAGGATTTGCGGCCTTTTGTGCTGGATTATCCCAAATCAAAGGCGTCAAAGAGCCTCGCCAAATTGGTTGCGGTCGGGTTGCTTCAGAACAGCGGCTTGAGCGGATTCAAGGAGCGGAGAAGAATTATTAAGCAGTTTACGGAACAGGCTGCCGACTATCCTGAGGCTTCGATGAGCGATAATGAAACAATCTGCTCAGTCAACTGCTTCTATTGGGGAGACTGCGATTATCAGGAAGGCGGCTATCCCTGCCCAATTCGTCATCTTAATCCGATCTTTCGCCAGCAACTGTAA